The Microcoleus sp. AS-A8 genome contains the following window.
AGCGTAGTACATAATCAATTGCAGTCGGTAAGCTGATGCGATAACCGGGGGAGACATAAAGAGGTTTTACACCCGTGCGCGATCGCACAACCGCCCCAACAATCCCTCCCTTGTACCGCAATGGTTGCCAACTCCCTTTCTCCACTGGCAACTCCTCATGCTTGCCAATCAACAAGGACTTAGCAACCCCAATCGTCGGCATGTCTGTCAGTACCCCCAAATGACAGGCCAAACCAAAGCGGCGAGGATGAGCAATGCCCTGACCATCACACAAGATTAAATCGGGTATCGTGGTGACTTGTTCCAGAGCATCAATCACAACCGGCACTTCCCGGAAGGAGAGGAACCCCGGAACATAGGGAAAAGTCGTAGAGCGTCGTGCGATCGCCTGTTCCACCAACTGCAAGTCCGGAAAACTTAACACCGCCACCGCCGCCCGTGAGATGGCATAATCCTGCTCAAACCCA
Protein-coding sequences here:
- the nfi gene encoding deoxyribonuclease V (cleaves DNA at apurinic or apyrimidinic sites), with amino-acid sequence MKIHQRHPWPLTVEEAIAIQNQLQPEVITEDQLGDVQYVAGVDVGFEQDYAISRAAVAVLSFPDLQLVEQAIARRSTTFPYVPGFLSFREVPVVIDALEQVTTIPDLILCDGQGIAHPRRFGLACHLGVLTDMPTIGVAKSLLIGKHEELPVEKGSWQPLRYKGGIVGAVVRSRTGVKPLYVSPGYRISLPTAIDYVLRCLTKYRLPETTRWADKLASNR